In Actinoplanes lobatus, the DNA window GGCAGCTCATCACGTCTTGACGACGAACGGCCCCAGCCCGTGGGACGTCTTCTAAGCTCCCGTCATGCTCAGCCGACACACCCCCGTGGCCCTGGGTGGCGCAGCATTGCTGCTCGCCGCCGTGACGGCCTGCTCCCCCGTCGACGAGAAGGAACCCACGTCCACCTCCTCGGCCGCCCCGGCCCAGACGTGCGACCCGGCATCCCTGAAGACACTTGCCGCCGGCAAACTCACCATCGGCACCGACAACCCGGCGTACGAGCCGTGGTTCAGCGAGAACAAGCCGGACAACGGCAAGGGGTACGAATCGGCCGTCGCCTACCAGGTGGCCGAGCGGCTCGGCTACCAGAAGTCCGACGTCGTCTGGACCCAGGTCACCTTCAACAACGCGATCGCGCCCGGCCCCAAGGCGTTCGACATCGACGTCAACCAGTTCTCGATCACCGACGAGCGCCGGGCCGCGGTGGACTTCTCCTCGCCGTACTACCTGGTCCGGCAGACCGTGATCACCACCAAGAAGTCCAAGATCGCCGGAGCGAAGTCGCTGGCCGACCTCAAGGACGCCAAGCTCGGCGCCCAGGTCGGCACGACCAGCTACCAGGCGATCACCGACCTGATCAAGCCGACCACCGACCCGGCCGTGTTCAACAACAACGACGACGCCAAGAAGGCGCTGGAGAACGGCACCGTCGACGGCATCGTGGTGGACCTGCCGACCGCGTTCTACATGACCGCGGCGGAGCTGGAGGACGGCGTGATCGTCGGCCAGCTGCCCCAGGTCGGCGTGCCCGAGCAGTTCGGCATCGTGCTGGACAAGGGCTCCCCGCTGACCGGCTGCGTCAGTAGGGCGGTCGACCAGCTCCGCCAGGACGGCACCCTCGCCGTACTGGAGAAGACGTGGCTCGCCGACAGCGCCGGAGCCCCCGAACTCCAGTGAGCCACACGCCAAGCACCCGGCAACAGGAACGGATCGCCTACCGTCGCGGACGGGCGGTCCGTTCCGTTCTGCTGGCCGCCGCATCGACGGCCGTCGTCGGCACGGCGCTCACGGTGGGCATCACCGGGGCGCCCGGCTGGGAGCGGGTCAAGGAGTCCTTCTTCGACCCGGAGACCGCCGTCGAGTACCTGCCGGCGATCCTCGAGGGACTCTGGCTCAACGTGAAGCTGCTGGTGGTCTGCGCCACCCTGGCCCTGGCGCTGGGCCTGTTCATCGCGGTGCTGCGCACGCTGCGGGGCCCGGTCTTCTTCCCGGTACGCGCCATGGCCACCACCTACACGTACTCGTTCCGCGGCCTGCCCCTGATCATCGTGATCTACCTGTTCGCGTTCGGCATCCCCGGGTTGCGGCTCCAGGGCACACCGGACGTGCTGTGGCTGGGCGCCGCGGCGATCATCGTGACGTACGGCGCCTACCTGGCCGAGGTGTTCCGGGCCGGCATCGAGTCGGTGCATCCGAGCCAGATCGCGGCGGCCCGTTCGCTGGGGCTGAGCTACCGCCAGGCGATGCGCCACGTGGTGCTGCCACAGGCGGTCCGCCGGGTGGCGCCGCCGCTGCTCAACGACACCGTGGCGCTCCAGAAGGACGTCGGCCTCATCTCGCTGGCCGGCCCGGTCGACGCCATCCGGGCCGCCCAGATCGGGGTGGCCGAGTCCGCCGACTTCACCCCGTACGTGGTGGCCGGTGTCCTGTTCGTCCTGCTCGCCCTGCCGCTGGTCGCGGTCACCGACTGGGTGACGCTGCGGGCGGCCCGCCGTCAGAACGCGGGGTCCTGATGCTGCTGGCCATCGACAAGGTCCGGAAGGTCTTCGGCGACCACGTCATCCTCGACGACCTCAGCCTGGACGTGGCCGAGCACGAGGTGGTGGCCCTGATCGGCGCCTCCGGCTCGGGCAAGTCCACCCTGCTGCGCTGCGTCAATCTGCTCACCGAGGTCGACGACGGCACGATCCACCTGGACGGCGAGGAGATCACCGACCCGCGGGCCGACCCGGACCTGGTCCGGCGGCGGATCGGCCTGGTCTTCCAGTCGTACAACCTGTTCCCGCACATGACGGTGCTGGAGAACATCATGCTCGCGCCGGTCCGCGTACACCGGAGGTCTTCGGGCGAGGCGCGAGCGCAAGCGATGCAGTGGCTGGACCGGGTCGGGCTGGCGGAGAAGGCGGGCGCCTACCCGGACCGGCTCTCCGGCGGCCAGCAGCAGCGGGCCGCCATCGTCCGGGCCCTGGTGAACAGCCCGCGCCTGCTGCTGCTCGACGAGGTCACCTCGGCGCTCGACCCGGAACTGGTGGGCGAGGTGCTCACCATGATCCGCGAGCTGAAGAGCGACGGCATGACCATGGTGCTGGCCACCCACGAGATGGGTTTCGCCAAGCAGGTGGCCGACCGGGTGGCGTTCCTGGACGGCGGCCGCGTCCTCGAACAGGGGCCGCCCGAGCAGGTGCTGGGCGACCCCGTCGAACCGCGGACCCGTCAGTTCCTGGCCCGGATCATCGAAGCAGGAAGGCTTTAGCCCGCCGCTTGACCGCGCCGGCGAGGCGTTTCGGGTCGCGCAGCCGGGTCACCCTCCCGACGAACGACACGGCCCGGACCGCCCGCCCGCTCTTGAGGCGGCGCAGCTCGTCGCGCAGGTTGCGCAGCTGCTGCTCCCGGGTGCGCAGCTGCTGGTCGCGGAAGCGCATGGTCCGCTCCAGGCCGAAGATGTGCCCGGCCTGCTCGTTGATCGTCTGCTCGGCGGCGGCCGCGCCGGCCAGGGCGCCACGCAGGCCGGTCCGGTCCTCCGCCGGGCCGGCCAGTGCCCGGCCCGCTTCGAGGATCTCCGCCGTCGGCTCGACGCCGGACATCGCGAGCCAGGTCTTCACCAGGTCGTCGCCGTCGGCCATCCACGGCGGCCACGGATGCCGCCGGCGCCCGCCGATCAGCCGGTCCCGGAAGCGGAACCAGGCGGCCGCGAGCGGGATCTCCGGTCCGGTCGGCACGGCCACGAAATCGTGGATCTCGTCGAAGAACGCGCCGCCACCGAGCTCGCCGAGCTTCGCGGCGCAGGCCCGGAAACCCGGCACGTCCTCGGCCGCGGCCAGCCGGAACAGCACGGTCTCCGCGTTCTCGGCGTCCGGCACCGCCCGGTCGCCGATCCGCCAGCCGTCCGCGCCCAGGTCCGCGGTCAGGGCGCCGGTGTAGGCGGTGTGCGTCTCCCCCGCTGGTCCCAGGACCACGATCCAACCCGGCGCGACCGCGTCGAGCAGCCCGGCCCGTGCCGCGGCTTCGGCGGCGTCGGTCACCGGCGCGAGCAGGGGCGTGCCCGAGGCCTCCGCGGCGAGTCCGGCGAGAGCGAGACACGCTCCAGGAAAACCGGGTCTGGTACGCCGCAGAGCACCCGAATCCACCAGGACACCGGTCCGCCCGTCCACCCGGTAGGCGGCGAAGCTCCGGTCCACCTCGCCGAGCACCTCGGCGGCCTGTGCCGGGGAGGAGGGCCGCCGCGGGTCGTCGTGCAGCGGCCGCCACTCGTCGTCGCCGTACCGGTCCTTGAGCGGCCGCCGGTCGAGCAGCCCGGTGATCGAGAACGCGTTCTCCACGGCGATCACCACGAGCGCGCCCGGGGCGCCCAGCCCGCGCAGCAAGGCGGCCCGTTCCGGCCAGTCCAGGGCGGCCGAGTCCGGTCCGAGCAGCCGGTCCAGTCCGTCGGCCGCGATGATCACGTCGTACCCGGCGGGGTTCTCGGCGGCCAGACCGTCGAGCGCGCCGTTGACGACGGTGTACCCGTCCCGCAGCGCCGCGGCGTCGCCGACCGACCGGACCAGCACGGTCAGGTCCGCGCCGCGCCGTGCCACGAGGTC includes these proteins:
- a CDS encoding ABC transporter substrate-binding protein is translated as MLSRHTPVALGGAALLLAAVTACSPVDEKEPTSTSSAAPAQTCDPASLKTLAAGKLTIGTDNPAYEPWFSENKPDNGKGYESAVAYQVAERLGYQKSDVVWTQVTFNNAIAPGPKAFDIDVNQFSITDERRAAVDFSSPYYLVRQTVITTKKSKIAGAKSLADLKDAKLGAQVGTTSYQAITDLIKPTTDPAVFNNNDDAKKALENGTVDGIVVDLPTAFYMTAAELEDGVIVGQLPQVGVPEQFGIVLDKGSPLTGCVSRAVDQLRQDGTLAVLEKTWLADSAGAPELQ
- a CDS encoding amino acid ABC transporter permease, whose amino-acid sequence is MSHTPSTRQQERIAYRRGRAVRSVLLAAASTAVVGTALTVGITGAPGWERVKESFFDPETAVEYLPAILEGLWLNVKLLVVCATLALALGLFIAVLRTLRGPVFFPVRAMATTYTYSFRGLPLIIVIYLFAFGIPGLRLQGTPDVLWLGAAAIIVTYGAYLAEVFRAGIESVHPSQIAAARSLGLSYRQAMRHVVLPQAVRRVAPPLLNDTVALQKDVGLISLAGPVDAIRAAQIGVAESADFTPYVVAGVLFVLLALPLVAVTDWVTLRAARRQNAGS
- a CDS encoding amino acid ABC transporter ATP-binding protein, which translates into the protein MLLAIDKVRKVFGDHVILDDLSLDVAEHEVVALIGASGSGKSTLLRCVNLLTEVDDGTIHLDGEEITDPRADPDLVRRRIGLVFQSYNLFPHMTVLENIMLAPVRVHRRSSGEARAQAMQWLDRVGLAEKAGAYPDRLSGGQQQRAAIVRALVNSPRLLLLDEVTSALDPELVGEVLTMIRELKSDGMTMVLATHEMGFAKQVADRVAFLDGGRVLEQGPPEQVLGDPVEPRTRQFLARIIEAGRL